From a single Micromonospora pallida genomic region:
- a CDS encoding FecCD family ABC transporter permease, with amino-acid sequence MSTIARTSGARSVGSAAHRLPGRSLLRVGPVSVQIRRRSVLVAATLTGLLAVAGVVSLSLGTPYVAAVDVLRALSGVGTPYDLVVLELRLPRLVLAAVAGAAFGVAGTLIQSVSRNPLASPDVIGITQGAGLAATIALTSGAAAVVVGPAALAGGLVAAAGVLALGARHGLAAQRFVLAGVAVAFALRALTEVVMLTADPIDGLRAQIWLVGTLAGKGWTESAWIAATLLVLLPVLVWSGWALNSAALDDDTARGIGLRPVARRIGLAGTGVLAAAMVTAQVGAVDFVALVAPQVARRLVRAERPPLLCSALLGALLLVLADLAARRLFAPTQLPAGVLTAAIGGPYLIFLLLRGRRRSS; translated from the coding sequence GTGAGCACCATCGCCCGAACCAGTGGTGCCCGTTCCGTCGGCTCGGCGGCCCACCGGCTACCGGGTCGGTCACTGCTCCGGGTCGGCCCGGTGAGCGTGCAGATCCGACGCCGTTCGGTGCTGGTCGCCGCCACGTTGACCGGGCTGCTGGCGGTGGCCGGGGTGGTGAGCCTCTCCCTCGGCACCCCGTACGTCGCCGCAGTCGACGTCCTGCGGGCGCTCTCCGGTGTCGGCACCCCGTACGACCTGGTCGTCCTGGAGTTGCGGCTGCCCCGGCTGGTACTGGCGGCGGTGGCCGGCGCGGCGTTCGGGGTGGCCGGGACGCTGATCCAGAGCGTCTCCCGTAATCCACTCGCGAGTCCGGACGTCATCGGTATCACCCAGGGTGCCGGGCTCGCCGCGACGATCGCCCTGACCAGCGGCGCGGCGGCGGTGGTGGTCGGGCCGGCGGCGCTGGCCGGCGGTCTCGTGGCCGCCGCCGGGGTGCTCGCCCTCGGTGCCCGGCACGGGCTCGCCGCCCAGCGGTTCGTGCTGGCCGGGGTAGCGGTCGCGTTCGCCCTGCGGGCGCTGACCGAGGTGGTCATGCTCACTGCCGACCCGATCGACGGTCTCCGGGCGCAGATCTGGCTGGTCGGCACGCTCGCCGGCAAGGGCTGGACGGAGTCCGCCTGGATCGCCGCCACGCTGCTCGTCCTGCTGCCCGTGCTGGTCTGGTCCGGTTGGGCGCTGAACAGCGCCGCGCTGGACGACGACACCGCCCGGGGCATCGGCCTGCGTCCGGTGGCCCGCCGGATCGGGCTCGCCGGCACCGGCGTGCTCGCCGCCGCGATGGTCACCGCCCAGGTCGGCGCGGTGGACTTCGTCGCCCTGGTCGCGCCGCAGGTGGCACGGCGGCTGGTCCGGGCGGAACGGCCACCGCTGCTCTGCTCCGCGTTGCTCGGCGCCCTGCTGCTGGTGCTGGCCGACCTGGCCGCCCGGCGGCTCTTCGCGCCCACCCAACTCCCGGCCGGCGTGCTGACCGCCGCGATCGGCGGCCCCTACCTGATCTTCCTGCTGCTGCGGGGTCGCCGGAGGTCGTCGTGA
- a CDS encoding FecCD family ABC transporter permease, translating into MTTVAHRAATLGHRAGTGGGRRLWVALAAALVLLVTVLASFALGSRSLPVDQVWSALVAPDGGEASTIVRELRLPRTALGLAVGLALAVAGVLFQALTRNPLAEPRILGISAGASFGVVLAISVFGVGTLAGYVWFGIGGAVLAGLLVLAVAARAWEGASPITLALVGAALDASLASMVYALLSIDARTFEEYRFWVVGGLAGRDLSVAVQVVPFVLAGLALAALVARGLDALALGDDVARGLGHRIGLVRLGGGAAAVLLTGAAVAAAGPVAFVGLAVPHMARALVGADHRWTLAVSALLGPALLLGADIVGRLVAPPGEIPAGIVTALVGAPLLAVLVRRARLVTA; encoded by the coding sequence GTGACCACCGTCGCCCACCGGGCAGCCACCCTCGGCCACCGTGCCGGCACCGGGGGTGGGCGCCGGCTCTGGGTCGCCCTGGCGGCCGCGCTGGTGCTGCTCGTCACCGTGCTGGCCAGCTTCGCCCTCGGCAGCCGGTCGCTCCCCGTGGACCAGGTGTGGTCCGCGCTGGTCGCGCCGGACGGCGGGGAGGCGAGCACCATCGTCCGCGAGCTCCGGTTGCCGCGTACGGCGCTCGGCCTCGCCGTCGGCCTGGCGCTCGCGGTGGCCGGCGTGCTCTTCCAGGCGCTCACCCGCAACCCGCTGGCCGAACCACGGATCCTCGGCATCAGCGCCGGCGCGTCGTTCGGCGTGGTGCTGGCCATCTCCGTGTTCGGGGTGGGCACGCTGGCCGGCTACGTGTGGTTCGGGATCGGCGGCGCGGTGCTCGCCGGGTTGCTGGTCCTCGCCGTCGCCGCCCGGGCCTGGGAGGGCGCCAGTCCGATCACCCTCGCGCTGGTCGGCGCGGCCCTGGACGCCAGTCTCGCCTCGATGGTGTACGCGCTGCTCAGCATCGACGCCCGCACCTTCGAGGAGTACCGGTTCTGGGTGGTCGGCGGACTCGCCGGCCGGGACCTCTCCGTCGCCGTGCAGGTGGTGCCGTTCGTGCTCGCCGGACTGGCGCTGGCCGCCCTGGTCGCCCGGGGCCTGGACGCGCTCGCCCTCGGCGACGACGTGGCCCGTGGCCTCGGCCACCGGATCGGGCTGGTCCGGCTCGGGGGCGGTGCCGCCGCCGTGCTGCTGACCGGGGCCGCCGTCGCCGCCGCCGGGCCGGTCGCGTTCGTCGGGCTGGCCGTGCCGCACATGGCCCGGGCGCTGGTCGGCGCCGACCACCGCTGGACCCTCGCGGTCTCCGCGCTGCTCGGACCGGCGCTGCTGCTGGGCGCCGACATCGTCGGCCGGCTGGTCGCCCCGCCCGGCGAGATACCCGCCGGCATCGTCACGGCGCTGGTCGGCGCGCCTCTGCTCGCCGTGCTGGTGCGGCGTGCCCGGTTGGTGACCGCGTGA